Proteins encoded in a region of the Paenibacillus wynnii genome:
- the pepT gene encoding peptidase T: MKQEVMNRFISYAKIDTQSNEDSDTCPSTEGQWVLARKLVDELQEIGMQDVTIDENGYVMATLPSNSDKEVPVIGFLAHLDTATDFTGKDVNPQIVENYQGGDLILNKALNIVLSTASFPELNEYKGHTLITTDGTTLLGADNKAGMAEIMTAMTYLLNHPEIKHGTLRVAFTPDEEIGRGAHRFDVPAFGAAYAYTVDGGPLGELEYESFNAAAAKITIHGVNVHPGTAKGKMIHSSKIAMALHNRLPANEAPEFTEGFEGFFHLISMQGNAEQSKLHYIIRDFDREHFEERKAFITSVVDEFKSTHGSENVILEINDQYYNMREKIEPVRHIVDIAHEAMVHLGITPVIRPIRGGTDGSQLSYMGLPTPNIFTGGENFHGKFEYASADNMVKATEVIIEITKLFEQKA, encoded by the coding sequence TTGAAGCAAGAGGTTATGAACCGATTTATTTCCTACGCGAAGATAGATACACAATCGAATGAGGATAGTGATACTTGTCCTTCGACGGAAGGGCAGTGGGTGCTTGCCCGTAAGCTGGTCGATGAGCTTCAAGAGATCGGCATGCAAGACGTGACTATAGATGAGAACGGATATGTCATGGCTACTCTTCCCAGCAACAGCGACAAAGAAGTCCCGGTCATCGGATTTTTAGCGCATTTGGATACGGCTACCGATTTTACTGGCAAGGATGTGAATCCACAAATCGTTGAGAACTATCAGGGCGGCGACCTGATTTTGAATAAGGCCCTGAATATCGTGCTTTCTACGGCTAGCTTTCCTGAGCTTAACGAATACAAAGGACACACGCTAATTACTACAGACGGTACCACTCTGCTTGGCGCCGACAATAAAGCCGGTATGGCCGAGATTATGACAGCTATGACTTATCTTTTGAATCACCCTGAAATCAAACACGGTACTTTAAGAGTAGCGTTTACTCCTGACGAGGAAATCGGACGTGGAGCACATCGATTTGATGTTCCTGCTTTTGGTGCAGCTTATGCTTATACGGTTGACGGCGGGCCGCTCGGGGAACTGGAATATGAGAGCTTCAATGCCGCAGCTGCTAAAATTACAATCCATGGAGTAAACGTTCATCCAGGGACAGCTAAGGGGAAAATGATCCATTCATCCAAAATCGCCATGGCTCTGCACAATAGACTTCCGGCGAATGAAGCCCCTGAGTTCACAGAAGGGTTTGAAGGGTTCTTTCATCTGATCTCGATGCAGGGAAATGCTGAACAGAGCAAGCTCCATTACATTATCCGCGACTTTGATCGAGAGCATTTTGAGGAACGGAAGGCTTTTATAACCAGTGTAGTCGATGAATTCAAGAGCACTCACGGTTCGGAGAACGTCATACTTGAGATCAACGACCAATACTACAATATGCGTGAAAAAATCGAGCCTGTACGCCATATTGTTGATATTGCCCATGAAGCAATGGTACACCTCGGAATCACACCCGTTATTCGTCCAATTCGCGGTGGAACGGATGGTTCTCAGCTGTCCTACATGGGATTGCCAACCCCCAATATCTTTACGGGTGGAGAGAACTTTCATGGTAAGTTCGAGTATGCTTCTGCAGACAATATGGTTAAGGCTACTGAAGTTATTATCGAAATTACTAAGCTGTTTGAGCAAAAGGCTTAA
- a CDS encoding carbohydrate ABC transporter permease has product MVGKKKRKGGKTVVNIVLGLICAIWLLPTLGLFISSFRPAADILHTGWWKIFPHQEWKSGKTIQLSKDVDLRQPIEVNGKTYSDDQLKAGVAADDGRLLWENRRARTVNVQEKGWKVKTDVTLDNYKNVLSGKEYKIKEADGTEITQKGSGLSQAFWNTLTIAVPATVIPVLIACFAAYAFAWLRFPGRKTLFVIIIAMLVIPIQVALIPVLKDFTSLGLNGSYLGIWLAHTAFGLPLVTYFMYNFISQLPKDLFESAFIDGASHFTIFSKLILPLSVPALASISIFQFLWVWNDYLVSLIFIGNQPSVQVMSMKIADLVGSRGNDWHLLTSAAFISMLTPLAIFFLLQKYFVRGLMGGSVKG; this is encoded by the coding sequence ATGGTCGGCAAGAAAAAAAGAAAAGGTGGCAAGACGGTAGTTAATATCGTCCTCGGATTGATCTGCGCGATATGGCTGCTTCCAACACTGGGTCTCTTTATCTCATCCTTTCGGCCGGCGGCAGATATTCTGCATACCGGTTGGTGGAAGATATTCCCGCATCAGGAATGGAAGTCTGGCAAGACCATTCAACTCTCCAAGGATGTGGACCTTCGTCAGCCTATAGAGGTGAATGGAAAGACCTATAGTGACGATCAGTTAAAAGCAGGCGTTGCAGCAGACGACGGCCGTCTACTGTGGGAGAATCGCAGAGCTCGTACTGTAAATGTTCAAGAAAAAGGCTGGAAAGTGAAAACGGATGTAACACTCGATAACTACAAAAATGTTCTATCGGGTAAGGAATATAAGATTAAGGAAGCAGACGGTACCGAAATCACACAGAAGGGCTCCGGTCTTTCCCAAGCCTTCTGGAATACACTTACGATCGCCGTTCCCGCGACTGTAATTCCGGTGTTGATCGCCTGTTTTGCCGCTTATGCCTTCGCTTGGCTGCGGTTTCCGGGTCGAAAAACCTTGTTCGTCATTATTATTGCGATGCTCGTAATACCGATTCAGGTAGCGCTTATTCCAGTGTTGAAGGATTTCACGTCGCTTGGCCTGAACGGAAGTTATCTGGGGATTTGGTTAGCACATACTGCATTTGGATTACCACTGGTTACGTACTTTATGTACAACTTTATCAGCCAATTACCGAAGGACCTGTTCGAATCCGCCTTCATTGATGGTGCAAGTCACTTCACGATCTTCAGCAAACTGATTCTACCGTTGTCCGTACCTGCATTGGCATCTATCAGTATCTTTCAATTCTTATGGGTCTGGAATGATTACCTCGTCTCGCTTATTTTCATTGGAAATCAGCCGTCTGTACAGGTTATGTCCATGAAAATTGCCGACCTTGTAGGATCACGGGGGAATGACTGGCATTTGCTCACCTCGGCAGCTTTTATCTCGATGCTGACGCCGCTGGCTATTTTCTTCCTGCTGCAAAAGTATTTTGTCAGAGGACTTATGGGCGGGTCGGTGAAGGGTTAA
- a CDS encoding carbohydrate ABC transporter permease — protein sequence MGAQAKQKISIKAVLLSLAVLLANIVVNGLIFRFFRDSTLNPLVTAVLAVLWGVLGVYLIYYTLTWAVERYPEYIRTRVLPYVFIGPAVILLGWLLIMPALRTLYLSFFDASSEKFVGLSNYAAIFSDHLMATALRNNLLWVFLGTLACVTFGLLIAILADRSSYEKIAKSIIFMPMAISFVAAGVIWKFIYYYQPGDEQIGLLNAIVTYFGGEPQAWTSMLQPWNNLFLIVILIWMQTGFAMVIFSAAIKGVPEDIMEAARVDGASEIKIFFGIMIPYISTTILTVTTTIIVFTLKIFDVVMVMTGGQYDTEVVATQFYRQFFMYRNFGYGSTLAIVLLIAVLPVILINLRQFRKQGGF from the coding sequence ATGGGTGCACAAGCAAAGCAAAAAATCAGTATAAAGGCGGTGCTCTTATCCCTAGCTGTATTATTAGCTAATATCGTGGTAAACGGGCTAATTTTCAGATTTTTCCGGGATTCAACACTTAATCCGCTGGTTACTGCTGTTCTTGCCGTCCTTTGGGGCGTGCTAGGCGTTTATCTAATTTACTATACCTTGACCTGGGCGGTTGAGCGGTATCCTGAGTATATCCGAACCAGGGTACTACCTTATGTATTTATCGGCCCCGCAGTTATTCTACTAGGCTGGTTATTGATTATGCCTGCACTGCGGACGTTATACTTAAGTTTTTTCGATGCTTCTTCCGAGAAATTTGTGGGATTAAGCAATTATGCAGCCATATTCAGCGATCATTTGATGGCCACTGCACTGCGCAATAACTTATTGTGGGTATTCTTAGGAACTTTGGCTTGTGTTACCTTCGGCTTGTTGATTGCTATTCTGGCAGACCGCAGCAGCTATGAAAAAATCGCTAAATCTATCATTTTCATGCCAATGGCTATTTCCTTTGTTGCAGCAGGTGTCATTTGGAAATTTATTTACTACTATCAGCCGGGTGATGAGCAGATTGGTTTGCTGAATGCGATCGTTACTTATTTTGGGGGCGAGCCGCAGGCTTGGACCAGCATGCTGCAGCCTTGGAACAACCTTTTCCTCATTGTAATTTTGATTTGGATGCAAACGGGTTTTGCGATGGTTATTTTCTCAGCAGCAATTAAAGGTGTTCCCGAAGATATTATGGAGGCTGCTCGTGTGGACGGCGCCAGTGAGATTAAAATCTTTTTTGGCATTATGATTCCGTATATTTCAACCACGATCCTGACGGTCACTACAACTATTATTGTCTTCACATTGAAAATATTTGACGTCGTCATGGTGATGACGGGTGGTCAATACGATACAGAGGTGGTAGCAACACAGTTCTATCGACAGTTCTTTATGTACCGCAACTTCGGTTACGGCTCGACGCTGGCTATCGTTCTGCTGATTGCAGTTTTACCAGTAATTCTTATTAATCTGCGTCAGTTCCGCAAGCAGGGGGGATTCTAA
- a CDS encoding ABC transporter substrate-binding protein, protein MKKAPGRKMPLAIVLCLSFTMMLSACGGNGNNNAAPTNAPAATEKAAEPASTENTSTDTAGSPLELAMKGDYKGTKVTMFGPFVDADQVKFENSIKDFEAKTGIDIQYEGSKEFEATINIRVDGGNAPDIADFPQPGLLSSIAKTGKVVDLTTVLDQDKLKANYNQSWLDMSTMDGKDGKIMAGIWNRSNVKSLVWYPKKQFEEAGYKIPETWDEMLALTEQIAKDGDPAWAIGIESGAATGWAATDWVEDIMLRTTTPENYDKWVKGELPFTSPEVKHAIEVMSKIWLNKDYVYGGTKSIVTTAFGDAPKPMFDNPPKAWFHRQGNFITSFFPETAKIDEDYGWFYLPSIDPQYGKPVLVAGDIYSMFNDRPEVRAVLEFFTTGESIKTWVQSGGVIAPMNDASLDWYSSESDRAMAKLVQDASTLRFDGSDLMPGSVGAGTFWKGMTDYVSGTATLDQALEQIQSGWKN, encoded by the coding sequence ATGAAAAAAGCTCCAGGACGCAAAATGCCATTGGCAATTGTGCTTTGCTTGTCATTTACAATGATGCTTAGTGCATGCGGCGGTAATGGTAATAACAATGCTGCACCAACAAATGCACCGGCAGCAACAGAAAAAGCAGCTGAACCGGCATCGACAGAGAACACCAGTACCGACACAGCCGGATCACCACTGGAACTGGCGATGAAGGGTGACTATAAAGGAACAAAAGTAACCATGTTCGGCCCGTTCGTAGATGCCGACCAAGTGAAGTTTGAGAACAGCATCAAGGATTTCGAAGCCAAGACAGGCATCGATATCCAATATGAAGGCTCCAAAGAATTTGAAGCTACTATTAATATCCGCGTAGATGGCGGAAATGCTCCGGATATCGCTGACTTCCCGCAACCAGGTTTACTTTCATCCATTGCTAAAACTGGTAAAGTAGTCGATCTGACAACTGTTCTGGATCAGGACAAATTGAAAGCGAACTACAACCAAAGCTGGCTGGATATGTCCACCATGGACGGTAAAGACGGCAAAATCATGGCGGGTATTTGGAACCGCAGTAACGTGAAGAGCCTTGTATGGTACCCTAAGAAACAATTTGAAGAAGCCGGTTACAAGATTCCAGAAACTTGGGATGAAATGTTGGCTTTGACTGAGCAAATCGCAAAAGACGGCGATCCTGCATGGGCAATTGGCATCGAGAGCGGCGCAGCAACAGGCTGGGCAGCAACCGACTGGGTAGAAGATATTATGCTACGTACTACTACTCCTGAGAATTACGACAAATGGGTAAAAGGTGAGCTACCATTCACTTCCCCAGAAGTAAAACATGCAATAGAAGTCATGTCCAAAATTTGGTTGAATAAAGATTATGTCTATGGCGGTACAAAATCCATCGTTACCACTGCATTCGGCGATGCTCCAAAACCTATGTTCGACAACCCGCCAAAAGCTTGGTTCCACCGTCAAGGTAACTTTATTACAAGCTTCTTCCCTGAAACAGCAAAAATTGATGAGGATTATGGCTGGTTCTACCTACCTTCCATTGACCCTCAATACGGCAAACCAGTACTCGTAGCCGGTGATATTTACTCCATGTTCAATGACCGTCCTGAAGTTCGTGCGGTATTGGAATTCTTCACAACAGGTGAATCCATTAAGACTTGGGTTCAATCCGGTGGTGTAATCGCACCAATGAATGACGCTTCCCTGGACTGGTACAGCTCTGAGTCAGATCGTGCTATGGCTAAGTTGGTTCAAGATGCATCGACCCTTCGCTTTGACGGTTCTGACCTTATGCCTGGTAGTGTAGGCGCCGGAACGTTCTGGAAAGGTATGACAGACTATGTGAGTGGCACAGCTACTCTGGATCAGGCTCTTGAGCAAATCCAGTCTGGCTGGAAAAATTAA
- a CDS encoding copper amine oxidase N-terminal domain-containing protein — MVLLKKILPACMALFLVTQTLVSAAPAPKPVIININGLFIATDINPHIQSGRVMIPVRTLASLGLTYSWNVLSHTATITNLAKDTFTMIQGKSIAYKNGQPVQMDSEANNYNGRMMVPARFVSEAFDYKVYYEKARGILFISSKDYSPSSKILEASTLKEARLAAISIPIMFSFKPDFGKEGDSSGGFYSYSFAANDASRYTYNDGYAITVVEINNGAANAVWQYYTVDIPGYGPTTLGGERPDKMEEMFHDFFNYSDGVFYRRTNGSTEIFKYTTQTYGDIIQFVPDSEE; from the coding sequence ATGGTTCTTTTAAAAAAGATACTACCTGCTTGTATGGCATTGTTCCTTGTTACTCAAACTCTTGTATCGGCTGCTCCTGCTCCCAAACCAGTCATTATAAATATCAATGGTTTATTTATTGCTACAGACATCAACCCTCATATTCAGTCAGGTAGAGTAATGATTCCAGTTCGAACGCTCGCTTCGCTGGGATTGACCTATTCTTGGAATGTTCTATCACATACAGCTACAATTACGAATCTGGCAAAAGATACATTTACAATGATTCAGGGGAAGAGTATCGCTTATAAAAACGGGCAACCGGTACAGATGGACAGCGAAGCCAATAACTATAATGGTCGTATGATGGTGCCAGCACGTTTTGTTAGTGAAGCTTTTGACTACAAGGTCTACTATGAAAAGGCTCGTGGAATTTTGTTTATCTCAAGCAAGGATTACTCCCCTAGCAGCAAAATTTTGGAGGCATCTACTCTTAAGGAGGCCCGCTTGGCGGCTATCTCCATTCCGATTATGTTTTCCTTCAAACCCGATTTTGGAAAAGAGGGCGACTCGTCAGGAGGTTTTTACAGCTATTCTTTCGCAGCTAATGATGCCTCACGTTACACTTACAATGATGGTTATGCCATAACAGTGGTTGAAATTAATAACGGTGCAGCAAATGCGGTCTGGCAATATTACACTGTGGATATCCCAGGTTATGGGCCAACTACTTTAGGTGGAGAAAGACCTGATAAAATGGAGGAAATGTTCCATGACTTTTTTAACTATTCTGATGGAGTCTTCTATCGGCGGACTAATGGATCAACTGAGATATTTAAATACACAACACAAACATACGGGGATATCATTCAATTCGTTCCTGATTCAGAGGAGTAA
- a CDS encoding LacI family DNA-binding transcriptional regulator codes for MKPTIRDVAKMAEVSISTVSRVMNAPETVIESKRSRVMDAIQTLQYQPNAFARGLIYKKSFTLGLLIPDIENLYFAGVIRGMQDACIKLGYSLMICNTDRDKERLLSYIDAFHEKQVDGIVFASDVLYPEYYEKLVGCRIPFVLVSSHSDEYDIPCVEIDDEVAAYDAVKFLIELGHKQIGMIGFNHDNSISGPPRYDGFVRALNEFGLEHNVEKIKFANHRFEHAYQAAHELFTEYPEITAVFCVADEFAMGTISYLKDRNIHVPGQVSVVGFDNLRMSTMFIPKLTTIAQPIYDLGYRAAEKIHELLTTGSVEVKREKMEHKLIVRESSREK; via the coding sequence ATGAAGCCAACAATTCGAGATGTCGCCAAGATGGCTGAAGTATCTATCAGTACCGTATCCCGTGTGATGAATGCACCCGAGACGGTGATAGAAAGCAAGCGCAGCAGAGTTATGGATGCAATCCAGACCCTGCAGTATCAGCCTAATGCTTTTGCACGAGGTCTTATCTACAAGAAGTCATTTACACTCGGTTTACTCATCCCGGATATTGAGAACCTGTATTTTGCAGGGGTTATCCGTGGAATGCAGGATGCGTGTATCAAACTCGGTTATAGTCTAATGATTTGTAACACCGACCGAGACAAAGAACGCTTACTGTCATACATTGATGCCTTTCATGAGAAACAGGTAGACGGGATTGTTTTCGCCAGTGATGTTCTGTACCCTGAGTACTATGAGAAATTAGTGGGCTGCCGAATACCATTTGTGCTGGTCTCCTCACATTCTGATGAGTATGACATTCCTTGTGTGGAGATTGATGATGAAGTTGCCGCATATGATGCAGTGAAATTTCTAATTGAGCTGGGTCACAAGCAAATCGGGATGATTGGTTTTAACCATGATAATTCCATTTCAGGTCCGCCGCGTTACGATGGATTTGTAAGAGCTCTGAATGAATTTGGCTTGGAGCACAACGTGGAGAAGATCAAATTTGCTAATCATCGCTTTGAACACGCTTATCAAGCTGCTCATGAGTTGTTCACTGAGTACCCGGAAATAACGGCTGTATTCTGTGTCGCTGATGAATTCGCAATGGGTACGATTTCGTACTTGAAGGATCGGAACATTCATGTACCCGGTCAAGTGTCGGTCGTAGGGTTTGATAACCTGCGGATGTCCACTATGTTTATTCCAAAGTTAACTACCATCGCACAGCCTATTTATGATTTAGGATACCGCGCAGCTGAGAAAATACATGAGCTTCTTACTACGGGAAGCGTAGAGGTAAAGCGTGAAAAGATGGAACATAAATTGATAGTGAGAGAATCATCACGTGAAAAATGA
- a CDS encoding MATE family efflux transporter, whose protein sequence is MKSKELNLVRLTWPIFLELFLFMLMGSVDTFMISSVSDDAVAGVGAANQIIAMAILVLSVIGNGAAMVVSQYLGSKRPQEAAQVIGNALTLNLAIGLILSTFLLSFGGYLLQALNVTGDILVYAKSYIHIVGSFIFFQALINALAATIRTHGFTKQTMVVSMQMNIIHVIGNYILIFGHFGFPALGVQGAAISTIISRFICLILFFLLLYRIMEVRVVWNYYIKLTKKYVLQILKIGIPSAFESITYQSCQLVFTMYITYLGAEAMATRQYALNISSYIFLFSVAVSMGTSIMVGRLVGANRPQEAYERVFKSVKWALLATVIIDTLIIAFRVPLLGLFTDNQSIVVMGAQVILLSFFLETGRTCNLVIINSLRASGDAKFPVYMGLLSMVCMSLPLGYFLVFTLDLGLAGVWLATAADEWVRAIIMYFRWRSRAWEKHALVKYDPAEDKNNSTPVTG, encoded by the coding sequence TTGAAATCTAAAGAATTGAATCTCGTAAGGTTAACCTGGCCCATCTTCCTGGAGCTTTTTCTGTTCATGCTGATGGGCAGTGTGGATACCTTTATGATCAGTTCCGTGTCTGATGATGCTGTCGCGGGGGTCGGGGCGGCTAATCAGATTATTGCCATGGCTATTCTTGTGCTTAGCGTAATCGGAAACGGCGCTGCCATGGTTGTATCCCAATACCTCGGATCTAAGAGGCCTCAAGAAGCAGCGCAGGTCATTGGTAATGCCCTCACGCTTAACTTAGCGATCGGCCTTATCCTCAGCACTTTTTTGCTTTCCTTTGGAGGTTATTTACTTCAAGCTCTAAATGTAACAGGGGACATTCTGGTCTATGCAAAGTCTTATATTCACATTGTGGGAAGTTTTATCTTTTTCCAAGCTCTCATTAATGCATTAGCGGCTACGATTCGCACACACGGATTTACGAAGCAGACTATGGTTGTCTCCATGCAGATGAATATCATTCATGTGATTGGTAACTATATCTTGATCTTTGGTCACTTTGGCTTTCCCGCACTTGGAGTGCAAGGCGCTGCAATTTCAACCATAATTAGTCGATTTATTTGTCTGATCCTCTTTTTCCTGCTGCTTTATAGAATTATGGAAGTGCGCGTAGTGTGGAATTATTACATTAAGCTCACCAAAAAGTATGTCCTTCAGATCCTGAAGATCGGCATTCCATCCGCGTTTGAATCGATAACCTACCAATCCTGCCAACTGGTATTCACGATGTATATTACGTATCTTGGTGCTGAAGCGATGGCTACACGTCAATATGCGCTTAACATCTCGAGCTATATTTTCTTGTTCAGCGTGGCGGTATCCATGGGTACCTCCATTATGGTGGGTCGTCTGGTGGGAGCAAACCGGCCTCAAGAGGCCTATGAGCGTGTCTTCAAAAGTGTAAAATGGGCACTGCTCGCGACCGTTATTATCGATACCCTCATTATAGCTTTCCGAGTGCCTCTGCTTGGTCTTTTCACGGATAATCAGAGTATTGTTGTTATGGGCGCCCAAGTCATTTTGCTCAGCTTCTTCCTGGAGACTGGGCGAACCTGCAACTTGGTGATTATTAATTCACTCCGAGCCTCAGGTGATGCTAAGTTCCCGGTATATATGGGGCTATTGTCCATGGTCTGTATGAGCCTGCCTCTCGGTTATTTTCTAGTCTTCACGCTCGATCTTGGGTTAGCCGGTGTCTGGCTCGCTACAGCGGCGGATGAATGGGTCCGG
- a CDS encoding LLM class flavin-dependent oxidoreductase, which produces MKLLQDIPISVLDLAPIIEGGTAADSLHNTLDLARHAEQWGYHRYWLAEHHNMPGIASSATSLVIGHVASGTRTIRVGSGGIMLSNHAPLVIAEQFGTLESLYPGRIDLGLGRAPGSDQPASRALRRGLGSDGSEFPEQLSELRAYFDPTASSSRPPGVRAIPGEGLNVPIWLLGSSGFSAKLAGQLGLPFAFASHFAPDYLLPALHLYRSSFQPSEHLDKPHVMVGLGITAAETVEEARKLATSQQQQFLNIIRGRTGKLQPPVDSLDGLWSPQEKAILQDKLQYSISGDKATVHARLQQILADTDADEFIIASQIYDHQARLHSYKLAAEAIKGELVS; this is translated from the coding sequence TTGAAGCTATTGCAGGACATTCCGATTTCCGTGTTGGACCTTGCCCCCATTATTGAAGGAGGGACAGCGGCGGATTCACTTCATAATACACTCGATTTGGCCCGTCATGCCGAACAATGGGGATATCACCGCTATTGGCTGGCAGAACATCATAATATGCCCGGTATTGCCAGTTCAGCTACTTCACTGGTTATCGGTCACGTAGCATCAGGCACCCGTACTATCCGCGTGGGCTCAGGAGGAATTATGTTATCCAACCATGCTCCTCTGGTGATCGCAGAACAATTTGGAACATTGGAATCCTTATATCCCGGCCGTATAGACCTCGGGCTCGGCCGTGCACCTGGCTCCGATCAACCTGCTTCCCGGGCATTAAGACGCGGTCTTGGCAGCGATGGCAGTGAATTCCCTGAGCAACTAAGCGAACTGCGGGCCTATTTCGACCCCACTGCTAGCAGTTCCCGTCCACCGGGAGTTCGGGCGATCCCCGGAGAAGGACTTAACGTTCCGATTTGGCTTCTGGGTTCCAGCGGTTTCAGTGCTAAATTGGCTGGCCAATTGGGTCTTCCTTTTGCTTTTGCCAGCCATTTCGCACCGGATTATCTGCTCCCCGCTCTTCATCTATATCGCAGCAGCTTCCAGCCTTCTGAGCATCTAGATAAACCGCATGTTATGGTTGGTCTAGGCATCACTGCGGCTGAAACCGTAGAAGAAGCACGCAAGCTGGCTACTTCCCAGCAGCAGCAATTTCTTAACATTATCCGCGGTCGTACCGGCAAGCTCCAGCCTCCCGTTGATAGTCTGGATGGTTTATGGTCTCCTCAGGAAAAAGCAATCCTGCAGGATAAGCTGCAGTATTCCATTTCAGGAGACAAAGCAACTGTCCATGCAAGATTACAACAAATTCTTGCGGACACAGACGCCGATGAATTTATCATCGCTTCACAGATCTATGATCATCAAGCTCGCTTACATTCCTATAAGCTTGCAGCTGAAGCTATTAAGGGCGAATTAGTCTCCTAA